AATTAGCAGACTAACTATATTACTTTCTTATTTTTTAGTCAAGTAATAAATAAAAAAACGTAATTATAGTAGGTGCAAACTAATTCGCTCAAATAATATTCAATTCCAAAGGTACTATAGTAGTTACACGATTTTTTAGACTTTTATTCTTTTTCTCCGAATTTTTTTCCGAACTCCTCCATTAAATCAATAATAGGAACAAGTGAAGTGCCTTTTGATGTTAGTGAATATTCAACACGTGGGGGAACCTCAGGATAAACTTCACGCTTAATTATACCGTCTGCTTCTAGTTCTCGAAGTTGTTTTGTAAGCGAGCCTTGA
This sequence is a window from Priestia aryabhattai. Protein-coding genes within it:
- a CDS encoding winged helix-turn-helix transcriptional regulator — translated: MTRICKDGFEREFIREEREMYGIAYTQNILSGRWKYLILWFLKTKERRYSEIKAFLGDISQGSLTKQLRELEADGIIKREVYPEVPPRVEYSLTSKGTSLVPIIDLMEEFGKKFGEKE